DNA sequence from the Ammoniphilus sp. CFH 90114 genome:
CAACTTTTGGGCTGGCAACACGGTAGCCGATTGGATCGTGACCAACTTCAATTATACGGCACCTTTAGGGATGATCCTCTATGTCGCTCTCATTATTGGATTTACGTATTTCTATACTTTCGTCCAGATCAATCCCATCCAAATGGCAGATAATATGAAAAATAACGGCGGTTACATTCCTGGAATTCGCCCAGGGAAGAGTACGGTGAATTATCTTACTCGTACCCTGAACCGCCTCACCCTTGTAGGGGCTGTGTTCCTAGCTCTCATTTCTATCTTGCCGGTTTTCTTTACGGCTCTGAGCAATCTTCCACAATCGGTTCAAATCGGAGGGACTTCCCTTCTGATCGTTATCGGGGTGGTACTTGATACCATGAAGCAAATTGATAGTCAATTGATTAAGCGACAGTATCAAGGCTTTATTAGAAAAACATCATAAGGTAGAAGAGTCGTTTCTCGGGTAGAAACGGCTCTTTTTTTAATTCCCAAGCTATCTCGCCACCTTCAGTGCGTACACCTTCGCCCCTTCCTTTGCAAGGATTCTAGCACATTCGTTGACGGTGCTTCCTGTCGTCACAACAGAATCAGTTTTAATAATAGAAAAAAACCCTTATAAGCAATCGCCTATAAGGGTTTGTAGGTTACTACTTGTTCATATAATTTTCATATCCCCCAGCCATAATCACATTTGCTATGATGACAGGGTCGATCACGTTGAGCTTTTTGTCATCATTCATATCCGCAACCATGCGTTGAATTGGAGTCGGCTCGACTCGCTCTAAAATGTAATTTATACAAGCGACCCAATCCGTCACATCGACAGCCTTACTCAAATCGGTATCACCCATCACATAAATCTGCCTAACGGCTTCATTGCCTGCTTCATCTTTTGCATACATGGTGTAGATGGTATTGGATGTGAGATCAAATTGTTTTCCTTCAGTGATATTCTTACCCGATGCAGCAAAGTATGATATATTCTGCAACCCTTCCGCAAATTTGAGGCTGCTAATCTCTGAGCCAGTTCCATCCCCATAAACATACACTTGGACAGATGCTTGACCTTGATCAGATCCAAATTCGTAATTAATCACTGGTTCTTCCTTGTCAATATCCAACTGAATCCAACCATCAACATTGGTGAACTGGCTGGTTAGCTCTACCCCATACATATCACTCATCACTGTACCATGAACATGTATGTCCAGACGGTGCCCATCAGCCAATGCATACGCAGATTTATCTATGGTAAATTGAGCATTGACTAATACACCGGCTTCTCCGCCAATTCTCACGTTATTAAGGTTGGCTACGATGATCCGAAGCTGTCCGTCGCCAAGGACTTGGGAATTAAACGGTACATACACATTTTCCTCCACAGAGCCCGTCGGATGGGTCAAAAGCAATTCACCAGCATGCATACTCTCAAACTTCAAGTACGTATGGTCATAGTTCATATCAAACTGTAATCCTGCCACATTCCCTTGGCTCGTTAAGCGGATTGGAACATTCACTGTTTGCTTCGGTTTCGCTACCACACGGTCAACACTCAGTGTGTCATAAACATATATGCTTACCGTAGCTGGTGCCGAGTAATCATATCCGTCATAAACCCGATACGTAAATTGATCTGCTCCACGGAACCTTTCATTGGGGTAATAGGCAAAGGAGCCATCGGACTCTAGATAGACATTTCCATTTACCGTTTGATTTAAGATTTCGCTGGCTAATGAGTCATGATCTGCATCGCTATCATTTTTCAGCAGACCCTTTAGGGAATCTACGGTTAATGTTGTATTCAAATTTGTGTTGTAATAATCATTTTGGGCAACAGGTACGGCATTTGGTGAAGCCTTCACCAAATTGGAGATGCCTGCTCGTTCTCCCTCAGAAACCACAATCCGGAAGGAATATTCGATTCCATTGGTTAGACCAGTTACAGTGGCGCTAGTAGAATTGGATGTGATTCCTTCTTTCGTTACAGAAGTATCCCATATTAAACCGTCCGGAGATTGCTCTACTATAACACTCTCTGCACCAATTGGTTTACTAAAAGTAAGAATAACTTCCTGGTCTCCTCTGGTTGCTACTAAATCCGATAGTGGCAATGGTGTGGTAAAGCTAATATCTTCCCCGTAGCCAATTCCATCCTCGCTGATTGCATAGGCACGAGCGTAATAAGTTGTATTTGGCTCTAGACCTGAAATATCTGTTGAAAATACCCCTAATCCACCAGTCATCTCACCTATTACTTTAGTTCCACTTTCTATCGTTGGATTTTCAATAGTAGCAAATACAACTCCACGTTCAGTTGCTGGTGAACTTCCTTCACTGATTAGGTTTCCACTAATTCTTACCGTTGTTGAGGTTAAATCAGTATATGAGTCAGTAGTTAAAGTTGGTAGAATGATCACTCTCGGATTAACTGTCAATAGAAAGCTACTTTGACTACTTAGGCTGCCATCACTTACTGTGGCAGTAATCGTTGCGGTACCTGACTGTCCTTTAACTGGATTCATGGTAATGGTTCTGTCTTGACCACTACCTGCTAGACTTATATTTTGGTTAGGAACAAGTGTCTGATTATCCGATTCTACAGAAATAATTAACTGATCAACATCTTGATCATCATTCACTTTAAAGGTCTTGGATACTGGAGTATTTTCAGTGGTTACAAGGTTAGATGTAAATCCCATATTTTCCACCCAACTACATCCTATGATAGAACCATGATAATGATTACTAGAATTATCTTTGGCAATCGTTCCATCTGCTGAATGGTTGAATTTATAATTTGCAACAAGATTAGCTTCATTACTTGTTAAGTTCACGTTCATTTGTTCTAGGATTTCAGATTGCGATTTGGCTTTATTCCAAAAGCGTACATCCCGCATATCACCGGTAAAATATCCGTCAGTGTTCCATGTACTCTTGCCTAAAAAATTGTTTGGCCTTGCAATTCCTCCATTTTGGGCTTTGGCATTAGCCATGTTCGTAAGATCCATCGCTCCTGTTGCTTTTAGTTCTCCATCCCAATAAATAAACGCTTTCTTTTGTGCATGGTCATAAACCGCTGCAACATGTACCCATTTATTTGTGGGAAAGATTTCCGTTGTTTTTGCCTGGTAGACATTAGTTCGAAAACCCTTTTGCGGCAAAGCCTCTAAAATCATTCTACCTGTATTGCCTTCATAGGCTAAATGCATATTAAAATTATCCGAACCATAGGACGTATCAAAAAACCTAGCCCATGGTTGATGATTGGATGCATGAACCCATGTTTCAAAGGTGAAGGAATTTGCATAGATGTTTAGGTCTGGGTATTGAACATATTGATTAGCTCCAAAGTTAAGGTAAGAATTCCCTTCAAGCTCAGTAATGTAGGGGGCTTCATTCTCTGGCAAAGAGGTTTTATAAATGACCGCAGAAGACTCATCCATCCCAGGCTCCTCTGGGTTCTCCGTCCTAATGAATCCACCTATTAAATATACACCTGCCCCATAGGAGCTAGTCCAAAATTCAGCATTTCCTAAAGGCTGTTCGTTCCAATTGACACCATCCTCTGAGGTTGAAACCTTGCCATTACTAGTAGCAACAAATGTTCCATTTCCAAAAGATAGAGAAAAATGGATGGAGTTACTCGGTATGACATCCCAAGAAATACCATCTGTAGATGTTAGCATTTTATACAATCCGCTAGCAACATATTTGCCATTGCCATAAGTGATGGCCCATAACTCCGTAGTACCTGTTGCTCGAGAGGTCCATGTGATCGCATCTGAGGAGGTTATAACATTCCCATCAGCTAAGCCAACAACAAACTGACCATTTCCAAAGGTAATCCCCACGATGTCTTTTACACTTCCTGAATCCCTTGAGGACCATGTAATTCCATCTGTGGACGTTAAAAGTATACCTCCATACCCTCCAGCAACAAAGATGCCATTAGCATATGTAATTCTAGTCAGGTATCGTGTTGTCTCCGAATTTCTTTCACTCCAAGTGATTCCATCTATTGAGGTTAGCAAGGTTCCCCACGAACCGACAGCAACAAACTTTCCATCGCCATATGTAACTCCAAAAAGATCGCCAGAAATGCCTGAAGCTCTTTGTATCCAATTTACTCCTTTATCTGTTGATGTTATGATACTTCCATGCCTACCAACGGCAACAAACATGTTGTTCCCATAGGTAATTGAATTGATACCTTTCATAGAAGATGAACTATAAGAAGGAGACCACTGTAAATCAGCAGCTAATAATTTACTCATATTTACTGTTTGAAATAGAATAAAAAAAGATAGAAATATGGCAAACTTACTAAAATGAATTCCCAAAAACCTTCGATTGCCGACTCCTCTTCCCATAATAACCCTCCATTGATCTCAGATGCTAACCCTAGCACTATTCTCCCAACCATCCCCTTTTTTGAGAGATATAATTTTAGGTATATTATACTAAACAAAATGTCTTCATCACTAGTTTTCATGAAAACTTTAGTTAAATTTTAGATTCATCTTTATCTACCTCGCCACCGTCAGTGCGTACACCTTCGCCCCTTCCTTTGCAAGGATTCTAGCACATTCGTTGACGGTGCTTCCTGTCGTATAAATATCATCTACTAGAAGGACTTTGCTCCCCGCGCTTACAGTATTCCGCAGTTGGAAGGCGCCTTGAAGAGCTTGAAGTCGTTGTGCTCGGTGCTGCTTACTCTGTTTTTCTGTTGAGCGGGTTCGGCTGAGCAAGGAGACGAGGGGAATTTTCGTATGTAAACTCAAATAGACGGCTAATTGCTGCGCTTGATTAAACCCTCTTTCCTGGAGACGCCATTCATGAATGGGGACGAAGGTTATGGCCTGGAAGGAAGTGCTAGAATAGTAACTACGATAGGCCTCTACAAGCCACTCTCCTAAAACCGAACTGAGAGATTCCCGCCCTCGGTATTTATACAGTCCAATAATCTCCTTGACCTTGTCATTGTACTGAACAGCACTTCGGTTGCTAAGAAAGAATGTTTCCGGGCGCTGCTGACAGTCTTCACAATCCCCTTCTGTTTCCACGCTTTTTCCGCAGCATGAGCAAATCAAACCGCCGATTCTGTGGATGTCCTTGTCGCATAAACGACAAATCAAATGGCTGACAGCCCTTCGCTCACAAAAGGCACACCTCTTTGACACCGGGTAGAGTAGATTTAACAGTCTCATCCATCTAGTAGTCCTTTCTTTTTCGCAATCTTATTCATCTCTTGGATATGTTTAACGGCCTTTTTCATCTCTCTCGTTTTTTCACAGGCAAAGAAGATCACATGTCCAATCGGATCCTCAATGGAACGACCCGCGCGTCCTGCAATTTGCACAAGAGAGGCCTCATCAAAAATAGGGGCATCTGCCCCAACGACAATGACGTCCGCCTTCGGAACGGTAACGCCTCTTTCCATAATCGTCGTGGTGACCAGTATGCGTGTATCTCCTTGTCGAAATCGTTTGACTTTCTCTTCCCGCTCAGGATCACGAGAATGAGTCCCTTCCATACGAATTGAGATAGGATAGTTATGAGATAGATGGCTGACCAGCTTCTCTACCCCTTCAATATAAGGAACAAAGAAAAAGGCTTGCCTCTGATGCAGCTGCAGGAAATGAAGAATTTGTTGAAAAGAGGAGTAGGCTTGATCAGCTTGCAGGATTTTGGACAAGGATCCATCGATGACCAACTGAGGAATAGCTAGTGGTTGCCTATGGAAGCGTGCTGGGATGCGGACATGAGGCTTTTTTTGAAGGTATTCGGGTGGGGTGGCACTCAGATAAAGGAGATTTGCGTGCAGCTTTTTTGCCCGGTTGACAGCATAGTAGAGCATAGGGTTGTTATGGTAAGGAAAGGCATCGACCTCATCTATGATAATAAAATCAAACTTTTCATAGAATCGAATGGCTTGGTGGGTCGTGGATAAGGTGAGATGGGCTTCCTCCCACTTCTCTTTACTTTTTCCATGGAGGGCAATGATTTTAGCTTCAGGGAAAGCCTTCGATAAACGGGGCAAGAGTTCTAGGACGACATCTTTTCGAGGCGTGACAAAGAGGACTCTTTGTTTTCGCTGGAAGGCCTCTTCGATCGGTTGGAAGGTAACCTCCGTTTTTCCGGCACCACAGACCGCCCAGATTAAGAGTTCTTTTCCTGTTTGATGAAGAAGATTCACCGCTTGGTCAGAAGCTTCTTGTTGGGCAGGTGTGAGTTGGCCTGTCCACTTTAGGCGGGGAGCAGACAATAAAGACATAGGCTCTACATAATTGCCAATATAATAGAGTGGCGTACAGGCTTTACTCCTTCCCATTTGCAGGCAAAGAGAACAATACGCACAGGGCTTGCAGCATGAAGCACAGTCAGCCCAGATCAGGTTCTGCTGGCCACAGCGATTGCACCGTTTTTCTTGAAGACAGACCCCTGGAAGGACTCGCGCTTTTCCTTCTCGAATAAGGCTATGCATGGCTTGCTCCCAGCCTGCCTGACAGAAGGTGTGAAGCTCCTCCGCGAGTAATGCTCGGCCATCCGGAATATGAATGTTCATGGACTTCCCTCCTTTTCTCCCAAGATAGCATAAGATGTAGAAATTAACCAAATGAGCTTTCAGCTTGAAATCGCGTTTTTGGAGGGGATTTTGTAATCATTATAGGTTCGTGATATCGTTACTATTGTTCGTGAGAATGGGAACAAGTTTTGTGAGTATGTATCCTGTTTAACTTAGTGGTAGACGTTAGGCAGTGGTTTTATCTGCAACCATTACACCTTCGTGACATCTTAGCCCTATTTTGGGAGTTTAATTGGCATTTAAATTGTAATGGATACAGCTACGGGAGTATCAGAACTTTTCCGTGAGAAAAAGGATCAATTTCATGAGTATTAGCGATAATTCGTGAGTTTGTACCAGATCAAGCTCTCCTTTATGGCCGTTATTTACTTCGGAATGGCTAGTTGAGAGTAAAAAATTTGTCCAACCCAACAAAAAAACTGAGTCTTTCGAAGAATAGAGAAGCATCATCGACTCTTCTCGGAAGTGATCTTGAAATTAATTATTAAAAATCAACTCAAAATCGACCCTTAATGAAAAAAACTTAACTCAGGTGAAGTTCAGCCCACCCCCTACCCTGCCCCTGTCCCAAAACACAAAATGCACCCCCAAGGGTGCACCATACATTAAAATATGAGCTATGTTGGTTGTATCGTTCCTCTTCTTAACCCTTGGCGCAGATCGATCGTCAACCGTGCTTGACTCTGCTCTTCTTCCATCGAGACCAAATGAAAGGGCCCTCGATTCAAGATTTCGACTTGGTCAAATAGAAAAGGATTTTCCTTCTGCAAGGTTTCGAGCATTTTGACCGTGTTGTCCGTCGAGCCGAAATCATACACGATTAACTGGAGAGGCTGGCCCTTGAGACGCGAAAGATGAACAAGAGAACGGATAGAGCCTTCCAAGCATTTCTCTGAATTGTAAAGCAAGAGATGAACACGGAGTTCGTCCTCTCCCTGTACGAAGTATTCATTCCATCTCACGAACAAATGGACCAGGATTGTGGATAAACCGTAAATAGCTAGTAACCAAATCACCCACATGGCAATCACGGATACCCCTCCTTTTTGCTATAGGATATTCCGTGATGTGTGAGAAAGTGAGTAGAAGATTAACTAATTTTTACCCAGCCGTTCTTGATGGAGATGACTACCGCTTGGGTGCGGTCTTGAACGTCGAGTTTCTGTAGGATACTAGACACGTGGTTTTTAACCGTTTTCTCACTAATATATAAATAATCGCCGATTGCCTTATTGCTTCTTCCTTCCGCCATCAGCTGCAATACTTCTTTTTCCCTTGGAGTAAGCGAATTGAATCGTTCTGCACTGACATTGTCCGCTAATTCTACATGAGCGATATCGTTGTCTTGCTTCGAGCTTAAGCGACGAAACTCCGTAATCAGCTTTCCTGTGACACGTGGATGAATATAAGCTTCCCCGCCCGCCACCACTTGAATCGCTTCAATGAGAGAATCGGATTCCATTTCTTTCAATAGATAGCCATTCGCACCAGAGGAAAAGGCCTGGTGAACATAATTTTCGTCATCATGGATCGATAGAATAATCACCTTCGTTTCCGGAGACAACGCTTTAATTTTCTCAGTAGCCTCCACACCGCTCATCTTAGGCATATTAATATCCATCAGCATGATTTCTGGCTTTAATTCCTCTGCCAAGTGGCAGGCTTCCTCCCCATTGGAGCCGATGCCAACGACTTCAAAGCTAGGCTCCATTTCCAAGATTCTCTTGATACCTTCACGAAATAATTGGTGATCATCAATGAGTGCAATGCGTATCGTATCCGCCATATTAAATCTCCCTCTTCCTTCAGCTATATCGATATATTAACGTTCAATTGGTATCGTGAAGACGATGCGCGTTCCCTGTCCCTTAGCGGATTGAAGGTCGAGCTTTCCGTCAAGCAAGTTAATTCTTTCTTTCATTCCCATAATACCAAATTGCGGCTGTTCTGTCTTTTCCAAACTGTCGAACCCTACCCCGTTATCCTTTACCAGGACCGTCACCTGATCTTTAAGGAATTCTAGTTTGACCTGAATCTGACTGGCCTTCGAATGCTTCGCTGCATTATTTAATGCTTCTTGTATTAAGCGAAAAATCACGACTTCGACCGTAGTTGGTAGTCTTTCATCTGTACCAAGAGTTACGAGTTCAGATGCAATTTGATGCCTTTGTCCGAAGTCTTCCACATACTTTCGAAGGGTTGGGACGATGCCAAGGTCATCTAGAGCCATAGGCCTTAAATCAAAAATAATCTTTCGAACTTCAGCCAAGGTATTTCTCACTGTTACCTTCAACTCTTTCAACTCAGCACGTGCGTCATCTACTCTTCCCTGGGCCAGAATGCGATCGGCAATCTCACTGCGAATCACAATATTCGCCATCGACTGAGCCGGACCGTCATGGATATCCCGAGCCACCCTTTTTCGCTCTTCCTCCTGGGCTTGAATGACTTGCAGTGCGAGCATCTGCCGCTGTTGTGCTGTCTCCATGGCTGAGGTAAGGTTCCCTAGATCACCAGTCAAAAATCCTAACACGACACTGATTTGCGTCATTAAATTATCTGCCTTTTCGAGCGTCTCCGCAAGACCCTTCAGACGACGTTCGAGCTCATCGCGCCGATTTCTCAGGTTCGCTTCCTTTTCTCTTGATAAAGAAAGCGCGACTTGAATCTGACTGGCCAATTCGTAGGACTTTTTGATATCCTCTTCCCCATACCGCTGGAAGTTCCGGCTGACTTCCACCAACCGTTGACGACTTGACTTGAATTTATGCTCTAATTCATCTGTCTGATCCACAATTTCTCTTACTTCCCTCTTAATGCTCTCCAACTCATCTCGAATCTCTTCGCTCTCAATCCGTGCACTTTCCGCAATATCAAAAATCTGTTCCTTACTGCCTTCAACAGCATGAATCGTTTTCTTCAGCACAGAATCCAATCGCGTAAAGTCAAGCGCATTGGTGGTTGTCATCTTCTCACTTCCTTTGGCTTTGGGAGATCAATTCCCGGAGTTTCTGTTCAAATCTTTGGCCATCCATTTCTGGTGTTCCCATGTCATGCTTAGGAATGAGAAATGGGTCTGTATTTGCCGTAACCACACCTGGATGAGTAAAGAATCCATAGCGGTATCCGGCTTTTTTGGCAACCTTTATTAAACGATCATTGTGATACCCATAGGGATAGGCTAACCCAATCACAGGTTCCTCGGCTAGATCCTCTAGCGCCTTACGAGCCATCATAAAATCTACAAAAAGCTTACTCCGATAGGCTTGATCACCTTCTGCAGAGCTTGGAGCCGTTATGGGCTGCGACTCATCCCAGAAGTGTAGCCCATAGGTATGAGATTGAAAGGAAATGAGTCCGCTTCGTCTCATCTGATCCATCTGGACGAAGGTAAGCGGGGGAATTTTATCCTCACGCTTCCTCTCTAGACTATCCCGCAAATTTTCATAGATCACGAACACCGTTGCGGGAAACTGATACTTCTGAAGGATGGGAAAAGCCTCAGTAAAACCGCTCTCATACCCATCGTCAAAGGTTATAAGCACTGCATTCTCCTGGTTCAATAGTCCTGTATCTAAGAATTCGTAGAACTCCTTTATTTTAAGGGGGTGAAAGTGATGATTTTTTAAAAACTCCATATGTTCTTCGAAGTGAGCTGGCTTAATAGTAAAAGGGGTCTCCAAATCATCTGCCAAATGGTGATAATTAAGCACCAACACCTGTTCTCTATACCATACGCGATAGGGGTGTTCTTCTGTAATGGGATCCGAGGCTTTTGCATCTGATGAACTTAGTTCATCCACCGCTGGTTCCGGTTGTACTTGTGCGTCTATAGACTCATTCTCCTGTTGGCTGCAACCCATCACAATAGCCAATAAGAGGATTATTATTAGTCTCATTCTTACCCTCATCTCCTCATTTCTACACAATTCGACAAATAGTGCAAAATTCCTACCGGAAAGTAATGGGATTTTAAAATATCTATCTATTTGGACGTATATCATTGCATTTTGGTTTCAAGCAAAACCCTTTAGTTTCTGATAAGGGTCAGTCCCTCACTAGGCTAAAGTCTTTATTCCTATTATCGGAAGGATTCTAAACCTAATCAAGCAAATACGAAAAAAAAGCCCCAATTCAGCCTAGTCTCTAGACCAAATCAGGACTTTTTTCATAACCCTACTATGCTTGAGCAAAAGTTGCCGCGTCTTGCTTCAAAAGTTCAGCCTTATCTGTACGCTCCCATGGTAAATCCAGGTCAGTACGTCCAAAGTGACCGTAAGCAGCTGTTCCTTTATAGATTGGACGACGAAGATCCAATTCCTTAATGATGCCCGCTGGGCGAAGATCAAAGTGCTTGCGGATCAAATTTACGATCTGCTCTTCTTCGATCTTTCCTGTTCCATACGTATCTACGTTAATGGAAACCGGTTGAGCTACCCCAATCGCATAAGCCACTTGAACTTCACACTTGTCAGCCAAACCAGCTGCTACGATGTTCTTCGCTACATAGCGAGCAGCATAAGCAGCAGAACGGTCAACCTTTGTAGGATCCTTACCGGAGAAAGCACCGCCGCCATGACGAGCATATCCACCGTACGTATCAACAATGATCTTACGTCCTGTTAATCCTGCATCCCCTTGAGGACCTCCGATAACGAAACGGCCTGTTGGGTTAATGAAGTACTTCGTTTGAGCATCAAGATATTCAGCCGGTACGATCGGCTTAATGACATGTTCTTGAACGTCTTTCTTAATTTGCTCTAGAGTCGCTTCAGGGTCATGCTGAGTAGAAATAACGATCGTATCAATACGAACCGGCTTATCTCCATCATATTCAACCGTCACCTGAGTCTTCGCATCTGGACGAAGGTAGGTAAGGGTTCCGTTCTTGCGAACCTCTGCTACACGGCGAGCCAATTTATGAGCCATAGAGATCGGAAGCGGCATCAGCTCAGGAGTCTCGTTGGTCGCGAAACCAAACATCAATCCTTGGTCCCCTGCTCCGATCGCATCGATTTGCTCGTCTGTCACTTGACCTTCACGAGCTTCTAACGCTTGGTCAACCCCCATCGCAATGTCAGGAGACTGTTCGTCAATGGAAGTAAGTACAGCACAAGTATCCGCATCGAATCCGAATTTCGCACGGGTATACCCGATTTCACGAACGGTTTCACGGACAATCTTTGGAATATCCACATAAGAAGAAGTAGTAATTTCTCCAGCGACAAGAACAAGTCCTGTTGTTACTGAAGTTTCGCAAGCTACACGAGCATTAGGATCTTGCTCAAGGATAGCATCCAAGATGGAATCGGAGATCTGATCGCAGATCTTATCCGGGTGTCCTTCGGTTACAGATTCAGATGTGAAGAGATGACGACCTTTTTTCAACGCCATGTTTCACGTACCTCCTTCAATAATCACAAACGTATAAGATACGGCACTCATTGTCTTACATTTTCCGAACAACTCAAGAGGTGGTGAAAAAATAAAGACCTTCTCCCATGAGGAAAAGGCCAGCATTCCGCTCCTTTACCTCTTATCTTCCAGGACACAATAGCATCCTGCTGGTTAGCACCTTGCACGGTTGATCTTATTCTTTCCCATAAAGGAAAAAATATGAATCATTACCGCGGGTTGCCGGGCATCATCGGGCCAGTCCCTCGCGCCTTCTCGGAATAAGAGTAATCCGTTCTGCATAAGAATAGCTAAAGTTTGGTAGATTGTCAATGGGTTAACACATAATACGACAAAGTATAAAAACTCAAACTCTTTATTGCGCTGGGTACCACATATTTCTGACCAACACAGCGAATTCCGCACGTGTCGTCTGTCTTTCAGGCTGAAAGCTACCATCCTGAAATCCTTGAATATGCTGGAGTTCTGCCATCTTCATGATATAAGGGTAAGCCCAGTGACCTCTTAGTACATCCGTAAAC
Encoded proteins:
- the metK gene encoding methionine adenosyltransferase; translated protein: MKKGRHLFTSESVTEGHPDKICDQISDSILDAILEQDPNARVACETSVTTGLVLVAGEITTSSYVDIPKIVRETVREIGYTRAKFGFDADTCAVLTSIDEQSPDIAMGVDQALEAREGQVTDEQIDAIGAGDQGLMFGFATNETPELMPLPISMAHKLARRVAEVRKNGTLTYLRPDAKTQVTVEYDGDKPVRIDTIVISTQHDPEATLEQIKKDVQEHVIKPIVPAEYLDAQTKYFINPTGRFVIGGPQGDAGLTGRKIIVDTYGGYARHGGGAFSGKDPTKVDRSAAYAARYVAKNIVAAGLADKCEVQVAYAIGVAQPVSINVDTYGTGKIEEEQIVNLIRKHFDLRPAGIIKELDLRRPIYKGTAAYGHFGRTDLDLPWERTDKAELLKQDAATFAQA